A single region of the Procambarus clarkii isolate CNS0578487 chromosome 81, FALCON_Pclarkii_2.0, whole genome shotgun sequence genome encodes:
- the LOC123773164 gene encoding probable RNA-directed DNA polymerase from transposon BS isoform X2, giving the protein MLRHLPPCTSQYLLSLYNWIWESSSVPEDWLDAVVLPVRKPGSLGTSPKDFRPIALTSCVCKLFERMVNVRLMWFLEHHHLLSPSQFGFRKCRSTTDVLVNLEVYIRTDFAAKTSIVAVLFDLEKAYDTTWRYHILSQLHSFGLRGHLPLFLRSFLSRRSFRVRLGTALSASFQQYEGVPQGSVLSTTLFLVALNGLLSSLPSGVFSALYVDDLTLCCQGDDSPLLQRRLQLAIDAVSSWATDHGFKFSTSKTCAMTFTRKRVVLRPSLSLYGHKLEYKDSAKLLGLFLDTRLSWSPHISYLRVECSKALTLLRVLSILLGGQIGALSLLYIPLLSCLSSIMVALLTRLLLLLLFAVLMLCTILGCASVLVPFVRLPSLACMLTLASCLSRTAVIATVFVLLRGPYNILPLASVVL; this is encoded by the coding sequence atgcttcgccatctccctccatgcacgtctcagtatttactgagtctgtataattggatctgggagtcgtcgtcagtccctgaggactggctcgatgccgttgtcctccctgttcgcaaaccggggtctctgggtacttcccctaaggactttcgccctattgctctcacaagttgtgtctgcaaactctttgaacgtatggttaacgttcgtctgatgtggttcctggaacaccatcacctcctctccccttctcaatttggtttccgcaagtgccgcagcacgacagatgtcctggtgaacttggaggtctatattcgtactgattttgctgcgaagacctccattgttgccgtcctttttgatctggaaaaggcttacgacaccacttggcgatatcatattctatctcaacttcattcttttggccttcgtggtcatctccctctctttctccgcagcttcctctcccgtcgttcctttcgggtgcgccttggtactgctctctctgcctcttttcagcaatacgaaggtgtgccccagggtagtgttctgagcactactctttttctggttgccctcaatggtcttctttcctctcttccttctggtgtcttctccgctctctatgtcgatgatcttaccctttgctgtcagggtgatgattcgcctctccttcagcgccggcttcaacttgcaattgatgctgtgtcgtcttgggccaccgatcatggcttcaagttctctacttctaagacttgtgccatgacttttacgcggaaacgggttgttcttcgtccctctttgtcactttatggtcataaacttgaatacaaagattccgcgaagcttttgggcttattccttgacactcgtttgtcttggtctccccatatctcttacctccgtgttgagtgctctaaggcccttaccctccttcgggtcttgtccatacttcttggggggcagataggcgcactctccttgctttacattcctctcttgtcctgtctaagctcgattatggttgccctgcttactcgtctgcttctccttctactcttcgccgtcttgatgctttgcaccatactgggttgcgcctcagttctggtgcctttcgttcgactcccgtccttagcttgtatgttgacactggcttcctgtctctccaggaccgccgtgatcgctactgtcttcgttctcttgcgcggtccttacaacatccttcctctcgcctctgtcgtgctttaa